The following coding sequences are from one Carcharodon carcharias isolate sCarCar2 chromosome 13, sCarCar2.pri, whole genome shotgun sequence window:
- the LOC121285483 gene encoding endoplasmic reticulum resident protein 29-like, giving the protein MAADGSSFLLFLTAAFLYLFIPIGALHTVGSLPLDTVTFYKVIPKQKYVLVKIDTQYPYGEKQDEFKKLAENSASSKELLVAEVGISDYGEKENSELGMKYKVEKDDYPAYLLFTNGDLENPVRYTGEVKQDTIQQWLKNKGVWVGMLGCLEEYDSLAVEFRSTTAQEERQKIMEKVKAMVQVMPESEQKLAEQYHKIMSKVLVQGDSFVHSEITRIGKLLGESKMSSAKKVEFQKRQNILSSFQIPSIAKEDL; this is encoded by the exons ATGGCAGCAGACGGCAGCTCCTTCCTGCTCTTCCTAACAGCGGCTTTTTTGTACCTTTTTATTCCCATTGGGGCCCTGCACACAGTCGGCTCCCTCCCTCTAGACACCGTCACTTTTTACAAG GTAATTCCCAAACAGAAGTATGTCCTGGTAAAGATTGACACGCAATATCCATATGGAGAGAAACAGGATGAGTTTAAGAAATTAGCGGAAAACTCTGCTTCCAGCAAGGAGCTCTTGGTGGCTGAGGTGGGAATATCAG AttatggtgaaaaggaaaattCAGAACTTGGCATGAAATACAAAGTGGAAAAGGACGACTATCCTGCCTATTTGCTATTCACTAACGGGGATTTGGAGAATCCAGTCCGGTACACCGGTGAGGTTAAACAGGACACCATTCAGCAGTGGTTGAAGAATAAAGGTGTGTGGGTTGGGATGCTCGGCTGCCTGGAGGAGTATGACTCACTGGCTGTGGAGTTCCGCAGCACAACTGCCCAGGAAGAGCGCCAGAAGAtcatggagaaggtgaaggccaTGGTACAGGTGATGCCAGAGTCTGAGCAGAAACTGGCAGAACAGTACCACAAAATTATGAGCAAGGTTCTGGTGCAAGGTGACTCATTCGTCCATTCTGAGATTACACGGATTGGCAAACTACTGGGAGAGAGCAAGATGAGCTCAGCTAAGAAGGTGGAGTTTCAGAAACGCCAGAACATCCTGAGCTCATTTCAAATACCCAGCATTGCAAAAGAGGATTTGTAA